The genomic window GTCGCGGCCGGTGACGTTCGTGACGGGGAATGCCAAGAAGCTGGAGGAAGTCAGAGCGATTATCGGCAATTCCATTCCCTTCGAATCCCTCAAACTCGACCGTAATTTCTCCTTCTGCTCTCTTTCTTATTAAACCCTATCGAGTTTCTCTGGAATCACGTATCGTCCCATGGCTGTTGGTTTTACTATTCGGAGACTTAGTTTGGCATGTGTAGTTTTGATCAGAAATGCTTCAAATTTCCCTTCTTTTTTTGATGCCTCTGCCGGTTGGTTTTACCATCTTGAGCACTTTTGTTGGAGACCTAGTTTATGATGCTGGATTAATGGTTAGGTATCCTGTTGCATTGCGAAACCTAGCTTTGCACGTGTGGTTTCAATGATAAAAACCCAGTCTTTCATGCAATCTGGTGGCAGATGGTGATTTTGCTCTTTGATGGAAAACATGCACGCCAACTAGTCGTGCAATAGGCTGTGTGATCTTACTTCAGAACCTTGTTTTGATGCCATCGTAGTGATGGGTCCCAAAGGGAGGTTTATTAAATATGCTGAATTCTGCTGTTTTCTTGAACTGTTCCAAGGAATCTTGATCTTTGGTCAAGGCCAGTTTTTCAACCAAAAGAAATAGTCGGAATAACAAGAATGCTCTTTTAGTTGTATTAATTGAAAGGACAAATTGTAATTTTTTCCTGTAGGTATTAAATGAACAAATGTATTAGGATATTTCTGTGATTGATTGAACGAACAAATTGTAATTTTTCCTGTCGGAATTAAATGAACAATTGTATTAGGATATTTCTGTGATTTCTGTCCCCCAGGTGATTACCATCATCTACAAGTTAAAAGGGAGGCTAGGAGCTTAGGGAAGGAAGGTCCAAGGTATATGAGTCATGCCTGTAACTCTTgggtcttcctcttcctcttctttttacttttctttttatGGCGCTTTGATTGGGCTGACAAAGGTTGAAGAGAGATATCCAGCTGGTATAGAGCCTTCATACTCAAACTCTTTTATTAAACTTTTTGCTTGCAACTTCATCATCCTAAGAAGGGACAAAGAAAAAGGTGGCAAACAGCAATTAGACAAGACAATGGGTTGTTCAATTAATCAATTCTCTCAATACAGGGGAATCAGGAGAGATTAGAATTGTTGAAACCTCATCTCATGAAGCTCTGCTGCATCTTCCTTGTATCAATCTGTATCTGGCATATCATGTCATGTTCCTTTCGGGACATGGCAAAAAACACCAATAGTGACTTGTCTGGGGAAACCTGGTGCCCCTCTATCTTTTCCATACAATGTTTCGTGTGGAAATTGGTCTAACttgctttcattttatttcaaccCCTTTTAGGTCTATAAGGACAAATTGAAACTCAAGGGCCATCTTGAACTTTTGTCTAGCCAATTGCACCACTTTGCTTTAATTACCATAAGTTGCCCCAAAGTTTGTGGAAGTTGTGCCATCTCATTTTGTGCTGGACACAAAAGCCCTTAATCTCTGCATATGTTGCAAGACTAGATGTGATGGACTTAAATTATTGTCTCCTTGCTTTCTTGAAGTTAATActcttcttggcattatctactaTAGCCAACTAATTTTCATTTGATGTTGAATATGAGCTGAATGCACCATCCCATTGTTCAATAGCCACAACCTTTCAAGGAGAATGTCAGCAACCTTCATTGTGGAACTGTCCCAATGGATGATTTCAACAAACATCACCATGTGACATCCAGATTGTCATGTGTTATCTGGCCAAGTTTGTAAAAATGTGGCTGGAGGTTCATCTTCAAGTTCACTCTGGACAAGTTAGATTGTGTCAAGGTTCTTTGAATTACCCCCATCAATCACCTTGAATTGAGTTATCACCACATATGGTGTTGATGTGGAAAATCCCTTCCATCTCTAATCATCTCCTTGTCATTCTTTAGAAGAAGCTCACAAGACCAATAGATTTTCTTTTGTAATATCGCTTTCCTTAATAGACGAATGCCAGCCATGTACTTGATCCATGAAATCTCTCTGTTCTTTGGCCTTTCCTTTATTGATCTGGTCTGCTGCCCTGCTGATGTAGGCTGTTATAAAGGAGCTTCAATATAAGGCTTTTAAAGATACCATACCATGGATTCCTTTATGCCTTTAGTTGATTGGAAGAAGTATATAagcaattttaaataaaatatttacaagcCTAAGGTGACCAATTTGTGCTATCAACTTTGTCAAGATCAGGATCGAGTTATAAGTTATTGCAAGGTTCGATTGGATCAATCATGGATCGCaagatttttttccatttttcatgaaaaaaaggATAGAAGAAATAtgaaaattgaaaaagaaaaatgagcCCATTATAGACTAGATGCTTAAAGAATAAATGCTTATAGGAAGTCAAGTTTCCACCATCATATACCCATATATAGTTTGGTTAGTGGAGCAAACACCATCCAATTATTAATGATAATTCCTTGCTACCTGTCAATTCAATTATCCTTTTAACTCATGGACTCTGAAACTTAGTTTTCTTAATTTTTAGAATTTAGGCACCCTAAAGAGCTAGCTAATTTTGTATCTTCAAGTCTTATTATTGATAAATTAGTTTATGAGCCATGTAGTCAAATAAATCGACTTCTATATTATCTAAGATGCACATGACATGATCAAGTCATATCTAAGGATCCAAGGGATTATATGATCCATAATATGGATCTATACTTTTTGTGATTTTAGTTCATCTCATTCCAAAAATGTGAAAAAGATCATTTTGGACTATTTTTTTCTAGAAATTTTATCTCAGTACCGGATCCCGTACCGATGAAATTTACTGTAGTGTCGAAATGTGGTACGGTATGATATGCCTGTGTCGGTATGGAGCGGTTCGGCATCTGGTATGCATTCGTTATGGTACGGCACGGAATGTATCGGGCAGTTCAGTCCAGTATGGAATTCCATGGTTTTATCCATATAATAAGATCCATATTGTGGATCATGAGATTTAGTAATAATATTTCCTGTTGCTGGCTGTGATTGGCCTTTCTACTAGATAGCTTTGAAGAATGTGTATCCTCATGGAGCTAGCAGCCTTCAGAATTTTATTGAATGCATGATTGTTGCACTACTCTTTATGGTCTTAAATAGGCTCCATCCTTGGTTCAGGGATTCTTGATAGATGGTTTTCGGTGCTAGGGAGCTGTAACACCGATGCTTAGTCATTCCATATTATTCCATCGACGATTACTGTCCAATTTATGAATGATTTCTTGTTGGTAGTGGTGCTATTGTGATAGCTTTCTTGGTGCAAAAGAGGTGAATTAGCTGGTCTGATTGTGCAGGTTTGGCTGTTCATAGTGTAAGTTGGCTACTAGAAAGTCTTGGTAACTTCAGATGGCATATTACTGCTCAGCCACTGTATGTCAATCTTTATTGGTTGATAATGATGTCTTATaatattgaatctaaccttatgaggTTTGGCAGATGGACTGCCAACTAAACTGGTTTGAACTGGACTGAGTGCATTCTTGATATATATCTAGTTTGGTTTCAGGCAAATAAGCAAAagaaaatattatagatatatGAGTTGTCTAAATATTTTTCTTGTTTTTAATTACTGACATTGAATACTCTCCAGTGCCAGAATTGCAAGGTGAGCCTGAAGAGATATCTAAAGAAAAGGCCCGTATAGCTGCAGCAAAGGTATTTCATTATTGTGTTCTTGAATTACTGCAAATAGATATCAAGATCTAAATTACTGATTAGTTTACATAGGAAAAATAAAGCATGCCCTTTTCATAAGGTTCAAACTTTTGATTTGGTCCATTATTTCTTGGAAGGTAAATGCACCTGTACTTGTTGAGGATACCTGCCTGTGCTTTAATGCTCTAAATGGTCTCCCAGGTTGTGTTTCTGTCCTTAGTTCTTGTTGTATTTCTGTTATTTGTTTTTTTTGTGAATTATGATGTGTTTGGTGCTTCAATGTTGCAGGACCTTACATGTAAGTTTTCAATCTTTCCCACCTTTCTTCAGAAATCTCCCATCCAAACACTGAAATCTAGTGAAGCTCTTTGACAACTTCCCCCACATATTCCAAATTTTTCTCCTTATATTGTGTTCATGTCTTCTTAAATTCTGTAACACTGAAGTTCTAATttccatttttttcaaaaaattggcaTGGTTCCTGCAGAAAGTGGTTCCTGCAGAAGACTGGACATGAAGGTTTTAGATATTAAGCAATTTATATTTTCCATATCCTTTTTGTTTTCTATCCGAACTCTTTAGATGGCCTTTTAAACTTTTACTTGTCCTTTCAGGTCTCAACAATATACTAATGGCTTATGAGGACAAATCAGCATATGCATTGTGTATATTTTCTCTTGCTCTTGGGCCAGCTGAGGAGCCAATAACATTTATTGGGAAAACACAGGTATAATGCTGTGttcttgtaatgatttattttaaagTGTAATTGAGGATATGTGTGCACCTATTAATCCTCTTGTATCATGTTTCAAAGTAACAAGCATCTTCAAAATATAATGTGGTAGAGCTTAAAAATACTCATGTGTTGGGCATCCGCTCCCCACTTTTACGTCTTCATCCTGAGAGGCACCCcagtttctcctttttctttcactCTCACATGTCTCATCACCTCCTTTCTCATTCTTTCtattttgatttgagtcttttatttcttttaggAACCCTCGAATCCTATTTAGAGGCACCGAGGGCTGAGAAAAGGGGCATTTTGCTAATAATTCTGTTGTGTAAGGCTATTGTCCTTCTTTCTATCCTCCTTCCTTATCTTTCTTGATATTCCTTCTTGGTCTTTCTTGTTTGGATCTGAAGGCTGAGTCATCCAAGGATTGGTTCTTTCcgattgtttcttttttcttttattttttcttcttctctccgaggcactttgtttatttatttattttgttttttttttttttggggggggggtgtGGTTTGGTAATGGTTGCGAGTTTGAAGAACCATGGGGACAAAACTAACAACAATAAAATTAATGATATCAACACAAAGGTTAGAAGGCATGTGACTAAGAATATATATAATTATGCTATTGTAGTTCAACTATATAAGCTTCTCATAGTACATGAGCAACACCAAGAATGTGCTGTTATGTATAAACATAATTACAAGGCCCTAGAGTTTTATCAAATAGTTTTAGATTCACCAGTTTTAGGGTCTAAGATCTAGGATCTAGGAATAAGGCATCGCTATAGTGTCTAATCCATTACCATATTGTCCTCCTATTATGTGTAGCTTATGTCTTAGGGCCTGTTCTTTGGAGGATAAAAAACTTATTTgaaaatctgtattttttttggataagtatTTCTCGGACAACATTACATGGGAAAATAAATtacccatgttcttttgcattacttATCTGTGAAGATCgatctatatttttcataagaccttttattatgtaaatattatattatataaaatatattattatatattgttatatattattatttgatatattatataataataataa from Elaeis guineensis isolate ETL-2024a chromosome 4, EG11, whole genome shotgun sequence includes these protein-coding regions:
- the LOC140850806 gene encoding inosine triphosphate pyrophosphatase; translation: MTRVLSRPVTFVTGNAKKLEEVRAIIGNSIPFESLKLDLPELQGEPEEISKEKARIAAAKVNAPVLVEDTCLCFNALNGLPGPYIKWFLQKTGHEGLNNILMAYEDKSAYALCIFSLALGPAEEPITFIGKTQGKIVPPRGPADFGWDPIFQPDGYDQTYAEMPKEEKNKISHRSKALAMVKSHFAAAGYVFQNNRLV